One Ricinus communis isolate WT05 ecotype wild-type chromosome 1, ASM1957865v1, whole genome shotgun sequence DNA window includes the following coding sequences:
- the LOC8272406 gene encoding protein RKD4, whose amino-acid sequence MSELPPIQSCIEMDSLALPWEKDDYGFEGFEELDIDCSILDNSLVSWDEDSMIDRKPIVNSLKIESGAVPHKALAQSHDCASNSSMNKEENTVVDRNPAVNSSVINVKIESSEVSDMILAQSQDCASNSSMEREEEKRIPNGGRKRASVPLEFEEIQKHFDVPITKAAKEMKVGLTVLKKRCRELKIMRWPHRKIRSLESLINNVKEMGLTKEIVMLEEHRKLVEKVPGMELTERTKRLRQACFKANYKKKRCLAGYA is encoded by the exons ATGTCAGAGCTTCCGCCAATACAGAGCTGCATCGAGATGGATTCTTTAGCTCTGCCATGGGAGAAGGATGATTATGGGTTCGAGGGGTTTGAAGAGTTAGATATTGATTGCTCCATTCTTGATAATAGCCTTGTTTCTTGGGATGAAGATTCGATGATTGACAGAAAGCCTATAGTGAATAGTCTTAAGATTGAGTCAGGTGCAGTTCCTCATAAGGCATTGGCTCAAAGTCATGATTGTGCTTCAAATTCAAGCATGAACAAGGAAGAAAATACAGTGGTTGACAGAAACCCAGCAGTGAATAGTAGTGTTATCAATGTCAAGATCGAGTCAAGTGAAGTTTCTGATATGATATTGGCTCAAAGTCAGGATTGTGCTTCAAATTCAAGCATGGAAAGGGAGGAGGAAAAGAGGATACCAAATGGGGGAAGGAAGAGAGCATCAGTTCCTTTAGAATTCGAGGAAATTCAGAAGCATTTTGATGTTCCTATTACTAAAGCTGCCAAGGAGATGAAAGTTGGTCTGACTGTTTTGAAAAAGAGATGCAGGGAACTTAAGATCATGAGATGGCCTCATAGGAAAATCAGGAGCTTGGAGTCTCTTATCAACAATGTTAAG GAGATGGGTCTGACAAAGGAGATAGTGATGCTGGAGGAACACAGAAAACTTGTTGAGAAAGTGCCAGGTATGGAGCTGACTGAAAGAACCAAGAGGCTGAGGCAGGCCTGTTTCAAAGCCAATTACAAGAAGAAAAGGTGCTTGGCAGGTTATGCTTga
- the LOC8272407 gene encoding uncharacterized protein At4g00950, with product MGGCDDEDYDHEPSPAPKLSLLSLPNKPYEQQQQQPGLLTPPIHAPASVPFKWEEAPGKPRPSCTNNKSNSNNHHPKPKTAKRCLDLPPRLLFEASKVNNIPSPTTVLDGPYMGTTTTRDDHQSLSRSRSLSFGKGRSFIGLQKLNKKGSSRWGSFRKDSNTKEVVCDGSVDFSVPCGFDDGDHGSKVKITRIKRKPSFLTSFSSSSRSHLWTNIYEGFKQVVPWRRRQRK from the exons ATGGGAGGGTGCGATGATGAAGATTATGATCATGAGCCAAGTCCTGCACCTAAACTCTCCTTACTTTCGCTTCCAAACAAGCCATATGAGCAACAACAACAGCAACCAGGTCTATTGACTCCACCAATCCATGCCCCAGCATCAGTTCCATTCAAGTGGGAGGAAGCACCAGGCAAGCCAAGACCTTCCTGCACCAACAACAAAAGCAACAGCAACAATCATCACCCCAAGCCCAAGACTGCAAAGAGGTGCCTAGATTTGCCTCCGAGGCTGTTATTTGAGGCCAGTAAGGTTAATAATATACCTTCTCCTACAACTGTTTTAGATGGTCCTTATATGGGCACTACTACTACTCGTGATGATCATCAGTCTCTGTCTCGGTCTCGATCACTGTCGTTTGGGAAAGGAAGGTCGTTTATTGGGTTACAGAAGTTGAACAAGAAAGGGTCTAGCAGGTGGGGGAGTTTCAGAAAGGACAGTAACACTAAAGAGGTCGTTTGTGATGGGAGTGTTGACTTTTCTGTACCTTGTGGTTTTGATGATGGTGATCATGGTAGTAAGGTGAAGATCACAAGGATTAAAAGGAAACCTAGTTTTCTCACGAGCTTCTCTTCCTCTTCAAGATCACATTTGTGG ACAAACATCTACGAAGGCTTTAAGCAGGTGGTCCCATGGAGACGTAGGCAGAGAAAATGa